Proteins from a single region of Spodoptera frugiperda isolate SF20-4 chromosome 8, AGI-APGP_CSIRO_Sfru_2.0, whole genome shotgun sequence:
- the LOC118275648 gene encoding uncharacterized protein LOC118275648 isoform X2, producing the protein MTILLYDYYDLEEKSSRQLNVWKAWHIILYVCAAVFGITNYVFLQNTMQLVDNNCVLFPRKLEFHTVELKAQNISETHDFKNVTDDAQGNTTVLNADGSEKVKRETNGNETTTTEVPTLEGETFLTENKTHRLALDTTRTLFESNGDCQFAEYMPLMSMIFASVWITMFTMCPRGGRARTGLQQPWRILTPALLFALVMVGVTGHSFALTNQGMHAFCAAFYEVTNTTTCSSVDPFLELGWNSTWGFGARVAATRGTCAGVLASWACAAALLLARCLTAPDFVLRRTDVYLAKDPQQKVIPHLLKTQKYHQRSNQSSPSKRDNVSVRSEPTVTTELVTASVEQGQDTAPTSLTVTPVRSPRSTEEIEMTYTSQERAHNQ; encoded by the exons ATGACGATACTTTTATACGACTACTACGATTTGGAGGAGAAATCCTCCAGGCAACTTAATGTGTGGAAAG CATGGCACATAATCCTGTACGTATGTGCCGCGGTCTTCGGCATCACCAACTACGTGTTCCTACAGAACACCATGCAACTGGTGGACAACAACTGCGTGCTGTTCCCACGCAAACTGGAGTTCCACACGGTAGAACTGAAAGCTCAAAATATAAGTGAAACACATGACTTTAAGAATGTAACTGACGATGCTCAAGGTAACACGACCGTCCTCAACGCTGATGGCAGTGAGAAGGTGAAGAGAGAGACCAATGGAAATGAAACGACTACTACTGAAGTCCCAACGTTGGAAGGCGAGACTTTTCTCACTG aaaataaaacacatcGCCTAGCGTTGGACACGACGAGGACTTTGTTCGAGTCCAATGGAGACTGCCAGTTTGCTGAGTACATGCCCCTGATGTCCATGATCTTCGCTTCAGTATGGATCACCATGTTCACCATGTGTCCTAGGGGAGGACGGGCCAGGACTGG GCTTCAACAACCATGGAGAATCCTCACTCCAGCGCTTCTGTTCGCGCTGGTGATGGTAGGAGTGACTGGCCACAGTTTCGCCTTAACCAACCAAGGTATGCACGCCTTTTGTGCAGCCTTCTACGAGGTCACTAATACAACTAC TTGCTCATCAGTAGATCCATTCTTGGAGCTGGGGTGGAACTCCACATGGGGTTTCGGTGCGCGGGTAGCAGCTACCCGAGGGACATGCGCAGGAGTGCTGGCCAGCTGGGCCTGCGCCGCCGCCCTACTGCTGGCGCGCTGTCTCACCGcaccagacttcgtgctacgaCGCACTGATGTCTACCTCGCTAAAGACCCACAGCAG aaAGTAATCCCCCACCTATTGAAGACTCAGAAATACCACCAACGGTCTAACCAGAGCTCGCCGAGTAAACGTGACAACGTATCGGTTCGGTCTGAGCCAACGGTGACCACGGAGTTGGTGACAGCCTCCGTGGAGCAGGGCCAGGACACGGCCCCTACCTCGCTCACAGTCACACCAGTCAGGTCACCACGCTCCACCGAAGAAATCGAGATGACATATACGTCACAAGAACGCGCACACAATCAGtag
- the LOC118275648 gene encoding uncharacterized protein LOC118275648 isoform X1, which yields MTILLYDYYDLEEKSSRQLNVWKAWHIILYVCAAVFGITNYVFLQNTMQLVDNNCVLFPRKLEFHTVELKAQNISETHDFKNVTDDAQGNTTVLNADGSEKVKRETNGNETTTTEVPTLEGETFLTGPVSRPAKKPWITFLSVTLSVKRKFKKNKTHRLALDTTRTLFESNGDCQFAEYMPLMSMIFASVWITMFTMCPRGGRARTGLQQPWRILTPALLFALVMVGVTGHSFALTNQGMHAFCAAFYEVTNTTTCSSVDPFLELGWNSTWGFGARVAATRGTCAGVLASWACAAALLLARCLTAPDFVLRRTDVYLAKDPQQKVIPHLLKTQKYHQRSNQSSPSKRDNVSVRSEPTVTTELVTASVEQGQDTAPTSLTVTPVRSPRSTEEIEMTYTSQERAHNQ from the exons ATGACGATACTTTTATACGACTACTACGATTTGGAGGAGAAATCCTCCAGGCAACTTAATGTGTGGAAAG CATGGCACATAATCCTGTACGTATGTGCCGCGGTCTTCGGCATCACCAACTACGTGTTCCTACAGAACACCATGCAACTGGTGGACAACAACTGCGTGCTGTTCCCACGCAAACTGGAGTTCCACACGGTAGAACTGAAAGCTCAAAATATAAGTGAAACACATGACTTTAAGAATGTAACTGACGATGCTCAAGGTAACACGACCGTCCTCAACGCTGATGGCAGTGAGAAGGTGAAGAGAGAGACCAATGGAAATGAAACGACTACTACTGAAGTCCCAACGTTGGAAGGCGAGACTTTTCTCACTG GGCCAGTGTCACGTCCCGCCAAAAAGCCTTGGATTACTTTTTTATCTGTAACTCTCTCCGTGAAAAGGAAATTTAAAA aaaataaaacacatcGCCTAGCGTTGGACACGACGAGGACTTTGTTCGAGTCCAATGGAGACTGCCAGTTTGCTGAGTACATGCCCCTGATGTCCATGATCTTCGCTTCAGTATGGATCACCATGTTCACCATGTGTCCTAGGGGAGGACGGGCCAGGACTGG GCTTCAACAACCATGGAGAATCCTCACTCCAGCGCTTCTGTTCGCGCTGGTGATGGTAGGAGTGACTGGCCACAGTTTCGCCTTAACCAACCAAGGTATGCACGCCTTTTGTGCAGCCTTCTACGAGGTCACTAATACAACTAC TTGCTCATCAGTAGATCCATTCTTGGAGCTGGGGTGGAACTCCACATGGGGTTTCGGTGCGCGGGTAGCAGCTACCCGAGGGACATGCGCAGGAGTGCTGGCCAGCTGGGCCTGCGCCGCCGCCCTACTGCTGGCGCGCTGTCTCACCGcaccagacttcgtgctacgaCGCACTGATGTCTACCTCGCTAAAGACCCACAGCAG aaAGTAATCCCCCACCTATTGAAGACTCAGAAATACCACCAACGGTCTAACCAGAGCTCGCCGAGTAAACGTGACAACGTATCGGTTCGGTCTGAGCCAACGGTGACCACGGAGTTGGTGACAGCCTCCGTGGAGCAGGGCCAGGACACGGCCCCTACCTCGCTCACAGTCACACCAGTCAGGTCACCACGCTCCACCGAAGAAATCGAGATGACATATACGTCACAAGAACGCGCACACAATCAGtag
- the LOC118275882 gene encoding uncharacterized protein LOC118275882 isoform X1: protein MLVVHIGTYFFVYKQAVHKLFPAIFQFLKEVVNKMNSERASHPSGAQVDALINWLERKPSLAKGFAKTPSGRLAASREWDRITLRLNSMGKTQKTKKQWIKYWADKKSGVKKKATALAAFASNTGSVKHESDMPSQLTNIEERILVLMGGEGFVSGNPFQYIQNDYSGDCLSPAATEAEVTTTADPIRPNNDSFTINIRIPQQTAAVKKEQESEGSSSPTEQPLSPSPQTTRPSLSRLTSPTLSRRRILQGIRRRTQVSPSSQRRNSLLDMTDKFLQIEHRRLEIDNRIVTVMERNSERDHLLVEATKSMGEGLKAMAEGLKALAEAIKR, encoded by the exons ATGCTCGTAGTACATAttggtacatatttttttgtttacaaacaagcCGTACATAAATTATTTCCCGCGATTTTTCAGTTCCTAAAAGAAGTAGTTAATAAAATGAA TTCCGAGCGTGCTTCTCATCCATCTGGGGCCCAAGTGGATGCGCTAATAAATTGGTTAGAAAGAAAGCCCAGCTTGGCTAAAGGATTTGCCAAAACTCCAAGCGGTAGACTGGCAGCTAGTAGGGAGTGGGATCGTATCACATTAAGACTTAATAGTATGGGAAAAACGCAGAAAACGAAAAAACAGTGGATTAAG TATTGGGCTGACAAAAAAAGTGGGGTGAAGAAGAAAGCCACTGCTCTTGCTGCTTTTGCAAGTAACACAGGCTCGGTGAAGCATGAAAGTGACATGCCATCGCAGCTCACTAATATAGAAGAACGAATACTGGTGCTGATGGGAGGGGAAGGGTTTGTTTCAGGCAACCCGTTTCAATACATACAG AACGATTATTCTGGAGATTGTCTGAGCCCAGCAGCCACAGAAGCAGAAGTAACCACCACCGCTGATCCCATCAGGCCTAATAATGATAGTTTTACAatt AACATCAGAATCCCTCAACAAACCGCTGCTGTTAAGAAAGAGCAAGAGTCTGAGGGTTCCAGTAGTCCCACTGAGCAGCCCTTGTCTCCTAGTCCTCAAACTACAAGACCTTCATTATCTAGACTTACAA GTCCAACACTATCGCGCCGCAGAATTTTGCAGGGCATTAGAAGAAGAACCCAGGTGTCACCATCATCGCAGCGACGTAACAGCTTATTAGACATGACAGATAAGTTCCTGCAGATAGAACACCGACGTTTGGAAATAGATAACCGAATAGTTACCGTCATGGAACGTAATAGCGAGCGAGACCATTTGCTTGTGGAAGCAACTAAAAGTATGGGAGAAGGCTTGAAAGCTATGGCAGAAGGCTTAAAAGCTTTAGCCGAAGCAATTAAGCGATAG
- the LOC118275882 gene encoding uncharacterized protein LOC118275882 isoform X3 → MGKTQKTKKQWIKYWADKKSGVKKKATALAAFASNTGSVKHESDMPSQLTNIEERILVLMGGEGFVSGNPFQYIQNDYSGDCLSPAATEAEVTTTADPIRPNNDSFTINIRIPQQTAAVKKEQESEGSSSPTEQPLSPSPQTTRPSLSRLTSPTLSRRRILQGIRRRTQVSPSSQRRNSLLDMTDKFLQIEHRRLEIDNRIVTVMERNSERDHLLVEATKSMGEGLKAMAEGLKALAEAIKR, encoded by the exons ATGGGAAAAACGCAGAAAACGAAAAAACAGTGGATTAAG TATTGGGCTGACAAAAAAAGTGGGGTGAAGAAGAAAGCCACTGCTCTTGCTGCTTTTGCAAGTAACACAGGCTCGGTGAAGCATGAAAGTGACATGCCATCGCAGCTCACTAATATAGAAGAACGAATACTGGTGCTGATGGGAGGGGAAGGGTTTGTTTCAGGCAACCCGTTTCAATACATACAG AACGATTATTCTGGAGATTGTCTGAGCCCAGCAGCCACAGAAGCAGAAGTAACCACCACCGCTGATCCCATCAGGCCTAATAATGATAGTTTTACAatt AACATCAGAATCCCTCAACAAACCGCTGCTGTTAAGAAAGAGCAAGAGTCTGAGGGTTCCAGTAGTCCCACTGAGCAGCCCTTGTCTCCTAGTCCTCAAACTACAAGACCTTCATTATCTAGACTTACAA GTCCAACACTATCGCGCCGCAGAATTTTGCAGGGCATTAGAAGAAGAACCCAGGTGTCACCATCATCGCAGCGACGTAACAGCTTATTAGACATGACAGATAAGTTCCTGCAGATAGAACACCGACGTTTGGAAATAGATAACCGAATAGTTACCGTCATGGAACGTAATAGCGAGCGAGACCATTTGCTTGTGGAAGCAACTAAAAGTATGGGAGAAGGCTTGAAAGCTATGGCAGAAGGCTTAAAAGCTTTAGCCGAAGCAATTAAGCGATAG
- the LOC118275882 gene encoding uncharacterized protein LOC118275882 isoform X2, whose protein sequence is MWCCLFCNHHFEFASSERASHPSGAQVDALINWLERKPSLAKGFAKTPSGRLAASREWDRITLRLNSMGKTQKTKKQWIKYWADKKSGVKKKATALAAFASNTGSVKHESDMPSQLTNIEERILVLMGGEGFVSGNPFQYIQNDYSGDCLSPAATEAEVTTTADPIRPNNDSFTINIRIPQQTAAVKKEQESEGSSSPTEQPLSPSPQTTRPSLSRLTSPTLSRRRILQGIRRRTQVSPSSQRRNSLLDMTDKFLQIEHRRLEIDNRIVTVMERNSERDHLLVEATKSMGEGLKAMAEGLKALAEAIKR, encoded by the exons atgTGGTGTTGTCTATTCTGCAATCATCATTTCGAATTTGCGAG TTCCGAGCGTGCTTCTCATCCATCTGGGGCCCAAGTGGATGCGCTAATAAATTGGTTAGAAAGAAAGCCCAGCTTGGCTAAAGGATTTGCCAAAACTCCAAGCGGTAGACTGGCAGCTAGTAGGGAGTGGGATCGTATCACATTAAGACTTAATAGTATGGGAAAAACGCAGAAAACGAAAAAACAGTGGATTAAG TATTGGGCTGACAAAAAAAGTGGGGTGAAGAAGAAAGCCACTGCTCTTGCTGCTTTTGCAAGTAACACAGGCTCGGTGAAGCATGAAAGTGACATGCCATCGCAGCTCACTAATATAGAAGAACGAATACTGGTGCTGATGGGAGGGGAAGGGTTTGTTTCAGGCAACCCGTTTCAATACATACAG AACGATTATTCTGGAGATTGTCTGAGCCCAGCAGCCACAGAAGCAGAAGTAACCACCACCGCTGATCCCATCAGGCCTAATAATGATAGTTTTACAatt AACATCAGAATCCCTCAACAAACCGCTGCTGTTAAGAAAGAGCAAGAGTCTGAGGGTTCCAGTAGTCCCACTGAGCAGCCCTTGTCTCCTAGTCCTCAAACTACAAGACCTTCATTATCTAGACTTACAA GTCCAACACTATCGCGCCGCAGAATTTTGCAGGGCATTAGAAGAAGAACCCAGGTGTCACCATCATCGCAGCGACGTAACAGCTTATTAGACATGACAGATAAGTTCCTGCAGATAGAACACCGACGTTTGGAAATAGATAACCGAATAGTTACCGTCATGGAACGTAATAGCGAGCGAGACCATTTGCTTGTGGAAGCAACTAAAAGTATGGGAGAAGGCTTGAAAGCTATGGCAGAAGGCTTAAAAGCTTTAGCCGAAGCAATTAAGCGATAG
- the LOC118275881 gene encoding putative transferase CAF17 homolog, mitochondrial, translating to MITSQLNRFTFRNKWSRNFFRSSSTSENSSKVLYPLKNRSLIKVSGAQASQFLQGLITNDMKHFEEGAQSMYAMFLNNKGRILYDTLLHKWGSDNTFLIECDKNVNRLLQRHLNIYKLKKDIKISDASQLLNLWALITPLSIEEICKTEDVAENVKMYKDPRLADLGFRVITTSDIDNFDLHYAMGRDTVIKHTDEDYHNLRYKLGVSEGADDLFPGTAFPLESNCDYLHGISFHKGCYIGQELTARIHHTGVVRKRLMPVQFLDRTDCESIEKDAPIYASVEPGKIQIGRLKNKSFDYGIALIKIKEALESKDLYVGMSPIDVVRPHWWPREAPKEKHTLLKSEYESDSN from the coding sequence atGATTACGAGCCAGTTAAATAGATTTACGTTCCGGAACAAATGGTCTAGAAATTTCTTTAGGTCTTCGTCGACGTCTGAGAATTCATCAAAAGTGCTATATCCATTAAAAAATCGGAGCTTAATAAAAGTAAGCGGAGCACAAGCATCTCAATTCCTTCAAGGTCTCATCACGAATGACATGAAACATTTTGAAGAGGGCGCCCAGTCAATGTATGCTATGTTTTTAAACAACAAGGGCCGGATTTTATACGAtactttattacataaatggGGAAGCGACAACACATTCTTGATAGAATGTGACAAAAATGTAAATCGATTGTTACAAAGACatctaaatatttacaaactaaaaaaagaTATCAAAATATCTGATGCAAGTCAACTATTAAACTTATGGGCATTGATTACACCATTAAGTATTGAAGAAATATGTAAAACCGAAGATGTTGcagaaaatgttaaaatgtacAAAGACCCACGTCTTGCTGACCTTGGATTTAGAGTGATCACTACTTCCGATATTGACAATTTTGATTTGCACTATGCTATGGGAAGAGACACTGTAATTAAACACACCGATGAAGACTATCATAATTTGAGATATAAACTTGGTGTAAGCGAGGGAGCCGATGATTTATTTCCTGGCACTGCTTTTCCTCTAGAATCTAACTGTGACTACCTCCATGGAATAAGTTTCCATAAAGGCTGTTACATTGGCCAAGAATTAACAGCTCGCATTCACCACACAGGTGTTGTTAGGAAAAGACTAATGCCTGTACAATTTTTGGACCGCACAGATTGTGAATCAATTGAAAAAGATGCTCCAATCTATGCTAGTGTTGAACCTGGCAAAATTCAAATAGGaaggttaaaaaataaatcatttgattATGGAAtagcattaataaaaataaaggaagCACTTGAATCTAAGGACTTGTATGTTGGAATGTCACCTATTGACGTTGTGCGGCCACATTGGTGGCCAAGAGAGGCTCCCAAAGAAAAACATACCTTGTTAAAATCGGAATATGAATcagattcaaattaa